A region from the Parasphingopyxis sp. CP4 genome encodes:
- a CDS encoding DUF1508 domain-containing protein produces MAHKFEIWKDKKGEFRVRFKYNSEVMFSTEGYSSKSSAKNAIKSIQTKGPGAEVEDNS; encoded by the coding sequence ATGGCGCACAAATTTGAAATCTGGAAAGACAAGAAGGGCGAGTTCCGTGTTCGCTTCAAATATAATTCTGAAGTGATGTTCTCGACCGAAGGCTATTCCAGCAAGTCGAGCGCCAAGAACGCGATCAAGTCGATTCAGACCAAGGGTCCTGGCGCTGAAGTCGAAGACAATAGCTAG
- a CDS encoding FAD-binding oxidoreductase: MSYDFLIIGAGIAGASLAAELAVDHKVLLLEAEAMPGYHSTGRSAAFWSETYGGPFVQPLTTASYDFLAKPDPDFSDAPFLSQRGALHIAEQSGRAALDALEGEFAGSGVTLEKLSGDAISRRCPGIRGHWDQALWEPTCSDIDVAGLHQSYLAAARRSGAELRCSAPVQRIEPDQQGWRVEAAGEEIEAAIVVNATGAWADQVAQLAGVEPVGVTPYRRTVIQLRTDPAVPLDLPLVIDVEGRFYFKGENGRLWLSPHDETPSEAGDVAAEELDVALAIDRFEKAMDWHVLGMDRKWAGLRNFAPDRLPIYGFDPDTPNFFWCAGQGGFGIQTAPAAAKLCRTLLLDETPPAIIDGVEPERYLPSRLR, translated from the coding sequence ATGAGCTATGATTTCTTGATTATCGGGGCCGGTATTGCCGGTGCTAGCCTGGCTGCGGAACTCGCGGTCGATCACAAGGTCTTGCTACTCGAGGCAGAGGCGATGCCTGGCTATCATTCGACCGGGCGTTCGGCCGCTTTCTGGTCGGAAACTTATGGCGGGCCATTTGTGCAGCCTTTGACCACCGCTTCATATGATTTTCTGGCCAAGCCCGATCCTGATTTTTCGGATGCGCCGTTTCTGAGCCAGCGCGGCGCCTTGCATATCGCCGAACAATCGGGCCGTGCGGCCTTGGATGCGCTGGAAGGTGAGTTTGCAGGCAGCGGGGTAACGCTCGAAAAACTGTCCGGCGATGCGATCTCGCGGCGGTGTCCGGGAATTCGAGGCCATTGGGACCAGGCGCTTTGGGAGCCGACATGTTCCGACATTGATGTCGCCGGCCTCCATCAGTCCTATCTAGCAGCCGCCCGCAGGTCTGGCGCTGAACTGCGGTGCTCAGCGCCGGTCCAGCGCATCGAACCGGATCAACAGGGGTGGCGTGTTGAGGCGGCCGGTGAGGAGATAGAAGCGGCGATTGTGGTGAATGCCACGGGTGCCTGGGCGGATCAGGTCGCGCAGCTCGCGGGTGTCGAGCCAGTCGGCGTGACACCCTATCGACGCACGGTCATCCAATTGCGGACTGATCCGGCGGTTCCGCTTGATCTGCCGTTGGTCATCGATGTTGAGGGCCGTTTCTATTTCAAGGGAGAGAATGGCCGCCTCTGGCTGAGCCCGCATGACGAAACACCCAGCGAAGCCGGGGATGTTGCAGCGGAGGAACTGGACGTCGCGCTCGCCATCGACCGGTTCGAGAAGGCAATGGACTGGCACGTGCTCGGGATGGATCGGAAATGGGCGGGCCTTAGAAACTTCGCGCCGGATCGATTGCCGATCTATGGATTCGATCCTGATACGCCAAACTTCTTCTGGTGCGCTGGCCAAGGCGGCTTTGGTATCCAGACCGCACCGGCCGCTGCAAAACTGTGTCGAACATTGCTGCTGGATGAGACGCCGCCCGCTATAATTGATGGGGTTGAGCCGGAGCGATACTTGCCATCGCGCTTGCGCTGA
- the gcvPA gene encoding aminomethyl-transferring glycine dehydrogenase subunit GcvPA, with protein MRYLPLEPSDRLAMLAKIGAPDIDALFADVPEEARLDGAIRDLPNHASEMAVDAEFRRMARRNSAAADMPFFLGCGAYRHHVPASVDHLIQRGEFLTAYTPYQPEIAQGTLQMLFEFQTQVARLFGTDVANASMYDGSTACWEAIVMARRITKRGRAILSSGLHPHYVSVAKTMARFTKDELVHEAPTLVANGDTTDLLDQIDDETSCVVVQYPDILGRIADMSDLAAKAHAHKALLIAVVTEPVSLGALTPPGEMGADIVVGEGQSIGVGLNFGGPYVGLFGCSQKYVRQMPGRLCGETQDAEGKRGYVLTLSTREQHIRREKATSNICTNSGLCALAFSIHMTLLGEAGLRQLATINHARAVRAADRLAQVPGVEVINDSFFNEFTISLPCPARRIVRKLADEKILAGVALNRLYPGETELANGLVIAVTETTSDADVDKLADALQAAVEAEGQGEAA; from the coding sequence ATGCGTTACCTGCCGCTTGAACCTTCTGACCGCCTGGCCATGCTGGCCAAGATCGGTGCGCCTGATATCGATGCCTTGTTTGCCGATGTGCCCGAAGAGGCGCGGCTCGACGGGGCGATCCGGGATTTGCCCAATCATGCGTCGGAAATGGCGGTGGATGCGGAGTTTCGCCGGATGGCGCGACGCAACAGCGCAGCGGCGGACATGCCCTTCTTTCTCGGCTGCGGTGCCTATCGCCATCATGTGCCGGCGAGCGTCGATCACCTGATCCAGCGCGGCGAGTTCCTGACGGCCTATACGCCATACCAGCCGGAAATCGCGCAAGGCACGTTGCAGATGCTGTTCGAATTTCAGACGCAGGTTGCGCGCCTGTTCGGTACCGATGTCGCCAATGCGTCCATGTATGACGGCTCAACCGCCTGTTGGGAGGCGATCGTCATGGCGCGGCGGATCACGAAACGGGGCAGGGCGATCCTCTCATCGGGCCTGCATCCGCATTATGTATCGGTTGCCAAGACGATGGCGCGCTTCACCAAGGATGAGCTGGTGCATGAAGCGCCAACGCTCGTCGCCAATGGTGATACGACCGACCTGCTCGATCAGATCGATGACGAAACAAGCTGCGTGGTCGTGCAATATCCCGATATATTGGGCCGGATAGCGGACATGTCCGATCTGGCGGCCAAGGCGCATGCGCACAAGGCCTTGCTGATTGCCGTGGTGACCGAGCCCGTCTCCCTTGGGGCCTTGACGCCACCGGGTGAAATGGGCGCCGATATCGTCGTCGGCGAGGGCCAGTCGATCGGCGTCGGACTGAACTTTGGCGGGCCCTATGTGGGTCTGTTCGGATGCAGCCAGAAATATGTCCGGCAGATGCCTGGGCGGCTGTGCGGTGAGACGCAGGATGCCGAAGGCAAGCGTGGCTATGTGCTCACGCTTTCGACCCGTGAACAGCATATTCGTCGCGAAAAGGCTACATCGAATATATGCACAAATTCAGGGCTTTGTGCGCTGGCTTTCTCAATTCATATGACCTTGCTCGGCGAAGCAGGATTGCGTCAGCTGGCGACGATCAATCACGCCCGCGCCGTGCGCGCCGCCGATCGCTTGGCACAGGTGCCGGGTGTCGAGGTTATCAATGACAGCTTCTTCAATGAGTTCACCATTAGCCTGCCATGTCCGGCGCGTCGGATCGTGCGCAAGCTCGCCGATGAGAAGATCCTGGCGGGGGTTGCTTTGAATCGCCTCTATCCGGGGGAAACGGAACTGGCGAATGGCCTCGTCATTGCCGTGACCGAAACCACCAGCGATGCCGATGTCGATAAGCTCGCAGATGCTCTCCAAGCCGCTGTCGAGGCCGAAGGACAGGGAGAGGCGGCATGA
- the thrB gene encoding homoserine kinase, whose translation MAVYTHVSAEGISALLDGYDVGTLVSAKGIAEGVENSNYLIETTQDRFILTLYEKRVDAADLPFFLKLLDHLAERGQPVPPAIADRNGTQIQTVEGRPACLIAFLPGVSLGEPNAAQALATGAALGQLHQALVDFEDRRPNTLSLSGWRSLADQCGSALDDIAPGMRASVDEELAFLEAHWPNDLPQSAIHADLFPDNVLMLDDQVTGIIDFYFACTDIRAYDLAVTHAAWCFDDDGRGFDAERSSALISGYAQHAALAEAERAALPILARGAALRFLLTRAWDWLNTPPDALVTRKDPLAFLNRLEFYRGANADLFAA comes from the coding sequence ATGGCCGTCTATACACATGTATCTGCGGAGGGGATTTCCGCGCTGCTCGACGGCTATGATGTCGGCACCCTGGTGTCGGCCAAGGGCATCGCCGAAGGCGTCGAAAACAGCAATTATCTGATCGAGACGACGCAGGATCGCTTCATATTGACCTTGTATGAGAAACGGGTTGATGCAGCCGACCTCCCCTTCTTTCTCAAGCTCCTGGATCATCTCGCCGAGCGCGGGCAGCCCGTCCCACCCGCCATCGCCGATCGCAACGGCACCCAAATACAGACTGTTGAAGGGCGCCCGGCCTGCCTGATCGCATTCCTGCCTGGAGTCTCGCTCGGCGAACCGAACGCTGCCCAGGCACTCGCGACAGGCGCAGCTTTGGGGCAGCTCCACCAGGCACTCGTCGATTTTGAAGACCGTCGCCCGAATACTCTCTCACTGTCGGGCTGGCGCAGTCTTGCCGATCAATGCGGCTCCGCACTCGACGATATCGCGCCCGGGATGCGCGCATCCGTTGATGAAGAACTCGCATTTCTTGAGGCGCATTGGCCCAACGATCTCCCGCAATCAGCCATCCACGCCGATCTATTCCCAGACAATGTCCTGATGCTCGATGATCAGGTGACCGGCATTATCGACTTCTATTTCGCCTGCACCGATATCCGGGCCTATGATCTGGCCGTCACCCATGCCGCCTGGTGTTTCGATGATGACGGGCGCGGATTCGATGCCGAGCGGTCATCAGCATTGATATCCGGCTATGCTCAGCATGCAGCATTGGCCGAAGCGGAACGGGCCGCCCTGCCGATTCTTGCGCGAGGCGCAGCCTTGCGGTTCCTGCTGACCCGCGCATGGGATTGGCTCAACACGCCGCCCGATGCCCTGGTTACTCGCAAGGACCCCCTCGCTTTTCTCAACCGCCTCGAATTCTACCGGGGTGCAAATGCGGATCTCTTCGCCGCATGA
- a CDS encoding alpha/beta fold hydrolase, translating into MIFQTGRGDIFEKYLESLTEWHEAGWNLTGFDWRGQSGSGRMLTDPTVGHIESFDIWVEDLADFVREWRAETPGPHVLGAHSMGGHLAMRYLIDHRPGLDGAVFSAPMLKVVSKPLPERVAAFVARMFVRFGFADQHAWQENERPSIPGSSRQKLLTHDFERYSDENWWLREKPELKIGPPSWQWLAAAYKSSAKMFAKDTFEQVSTPVLIVGAKKDRLVNARAIKTAADRLANAQLMMHDFAAHEVLRERDDMRDIFMAEISTFLNALVRPAG; encoded by the coding sequence ATGATTTTTCAGACCGGCCGCGGCGATATTTTCGAAAAATATCTCGAAAGCCTCACCGAATGGCATGAAGCGGGCTGGAATTTGACCGGCTTCGATTGGCGTGGTCAGTCCGGTTCCGGGCGCATGCTGACCGATCCGACCGTCGGCCATATTGAGAGCTTTGACATCTGGGTCGAGGATCTGGCTGATTTTGTGCGCGAATGGCGCGCTGAAACACCGGGTCCCCATGTGTTGGGAGCGCATTCCATGGGCGGCCATCTGGCAATGCGATACCTGATTGATCATCGACCTGGGCTGGATGGCGCGGTGTTCAGCGCACCGATGCTCAAGGTTGTGAGCAAGCCCTTGCCGGAACGGGTCGCGGCTTTCGTCGCGCGTATGTTTGTCCGCTTTGGTTTTGCCGATCAACATGCCTGGCAAGAGAATGAGCGGCCTTCGATTCCCGGTAGCTCCCGCCAGAAGCTGCTCACCCATGATTTTGAGCGCTATTCCGACGAAAATTGGTGGCTGCGCGAAAAGCCTGAACTCAAAATTGGTCCGCCCAGCTGGCAATGGCTTGCCGCGGCGTATAAATCCTCGGCAAAGATGTTCGCAAAGGACACATTTGAGCAGGTATCCACGCCGGTTTTGATCGTCGGCGCCAAGAAGGATCGATTGGTCAACGCTCGAGCGATAAAAACTGCCGCCGATCGCCTGGCTAATGCCCAGCTGATGATGCATGATTTTGCCGCCCATGAAGTCCTGCGCGAGCGAGACGATATGCGTGATATATTCATGGCGGAGATTTCGACTTTTCTGAACGCGCTGGTCCGCCCGGCCGGATGA
- the gcvPB gene encoding aminomethyl-transferring glycine dehydrogenase subunit GcvPB, translating into MSMNNQGRPSQPQDAQGTTDTFTGNRALMLDEPLIFEIGTTEETGVDFDERPDAKKRLGGLERNRPIGLAGLSEPQTVRHYTRLSRMNYAIDLGLFPLGSCTMKHNPRLNERVARMKGFADIHPLQPVETVQGALEVIHQLGEWLCKLTGMPAVAMSPKAGAHGELCGILAIRSALEARGDAREVILVPESAHGTNPATAAFAGYRVEDIPATPEGRVDLAALEERLGPDVAGVMITNPNTCGLFEPDMKRISDAVHAAGGLVYCDGANFNAIVGRVRPGDLGVDAMHINLHKTFSTPHGGGGPGSGPVVFSEALAPYAPLPFVEERDRHFVLVEEENAEDHHESSFGRMVAFHGQMGMFTRALAYMMSHGTDGLKQVAEDAVLNANYLLRSLEDVLDAPFGASGPCMHEALFSDKGFAEGMTTLDLAKGLIDEGYHPMTMYFPLVVHGAMLVEPTETESREALDEFIGALRSVVERAKAGDETLHAAPVHAPRRRLDETGAARKPILVWKEPDQAEAAE; encoded by the coding sequence ATGAGCATGAACAATCAAGGCCGCCCGAGCCAGCCGCAGGATGCGCAGGGTACGACAGACACATTTACCGGCAACCGCGCGCTGATGCTCGACGAACCACTGATCTTCGAGATCGGCACGACCGAAGAAACCGGCGTCGATTTTGACGAGCGACCGGATGCCAAGAAACGGCTTGGCGGGCTCGAGCGCAATCGACCGATTGGCCTTGCTGGCCTGTCCGAACCACAGACCGTGCGCCATTATACTCGCCTGTCGCGGATGAACTATGCGATCGATCTCGGCCTGTTTCCGCTTGGCTCTTGCACGATGAAGCATAATCCGCGGCTCAATGAGCGCGTGGCCCGGATGAAGGGCTTTGCCGATATCCATCCGCTGCAACCGGTTGAAACGGTGCAGGGTGCGCTCGAAGTGATCCACCAACTGGGCGAATGGCTATGCAAGCTGACCGGCATGCCAGCGGTCGCGATGAGCCCCAAGGCCGGTGCGCATGGTGAGCTGTGCGGGATCCTCGCGATTCGATCGGCGCTGGAAGCGCGCGGTGATGCGCGTGAAGTGATCCTGGTACCGGAAAGCGCGCATGGCACGAACCCGGCGACTGCGGCCTTTGCCGGTTATCGGGTCGAGGATATTCCGGCAACGCCCGAAGGCCGGGTGGATCTTGCGGCGCTGGAAGAACGGCTGGGGCCGGACGTTGCCGGTGTGATGATCACCAACCCCAATACCTGCGGCCTGTTCGAACCGGATATGAAGCGGATCTCGGATGCCGTGCATGCGGCGGGCGGTCTGGTCTATTGCGATGGCGCGAATTTCAACGCAATTGTCGGCCGGGTGCGGCCGGGCGATCTTGGTGTCGATGCCATGCATATCAACCTGCACAAAACCTTCTCCACCCCGCATGGCGGCGGTGGACCGGGGTCCGGCCCAGTGGTCTTCTCCGAAGCCCTTGCACCATATGCACCACTGCCATTCGTCGAGGAACGCGACAGGCATTTCGTGCTGGTTGAAGAGGAAAATGCCGAAGATCATCACGAATCCAGCTTTGGCCGGATGGTCGCCTTTCACGGCCAGATGGGCATGTTCACGCGGGCGCTCGCCTATATGATGAGCCATGGTACGGACGGTCTGAAGCAAGTGGCCGAAGATGCCGTGCTCAATGCCAACTATCTGTTACGCAGTCTGGAAGATGTCCTGGACGCACCGTTCGGGGCGAGCGGTCCGTGCATGCATGAGGCGCTATTCTCCGACAAAGGATTTGCCGAGGGGATGACGACGCTCGATCTTGCCAAGGGGCTCATCGACGAAGGCTATCATCCGATGACGATGTATTTCCCGCTCGTTGTTCATGGCGCGATGCTGGTGGAGCCGACGGAAACCGAATCCCGCGAGGCTCTGGATGAGTTTATCGGGGCGCTGCGTTCGGTGGTTGAGCGTGCCAAGGCCGGCGATGAAACGCTGCACGCCGCGCCGGTTCATGCGCCGCGGCGACGGCTGGATGAAACCGGGGCCGCGCGTAAGCCAATCCTCGTATGGAAAGAGCCCGACCAGGCCGAAGCCGCCGAATAG
- the gcvH gene encoding glycine cleavage system protein GcvH, translated as MARFFTEEHEWIDVDGDHATIGITDYAQEQLGDIVFIEVPESGSMLEQGGEAAVVESVKAASDVYAPVSGEVTEGNDALEDEPALVNTSPEEEGWFFRMTLSDTSQLEGLMDAKAYKAFVDSL; from the coding sequence ATGGCCCGTTTTTTCACCGAAGAGCATGAATGGATTGATGTCGATGGCGACCATGCGACGATCGGGATTACCGATTATGCGCAGGAACAGCTTGGCGATATCGTGTTTATCGAAGTGCCGGAAAGCGGCTCGATGCTGGAACAGGGCGGCGAAGCGGCCGTTGTGGAATCGGTCAAGGCCGCGAGCGATGTCTATGCGCCAGTCTCTGGCGAAGTCACCGAGGGTAATGACGCGCTCGAAGATGAGCCGGCTCTCGTCAACACATCGCCCGAAGAGGAAGGCTGGTTCTTCCGCATGACGCTGAGCGACACGAGCCAGCTCGAAGGGTTGATGGATGCCAAAGCCTATAAGGCGTTTGTCGATAGCCTATAG
- a CDS encoding prepilin peptidase, whose product MTGAATFFSIGLLVPALLYAAWGDWLRRDIPNKLNAAIALTAPLYWWAAGFSLWPEITIIFGLALALFALFTFAFAIGAMGGGDVKMIGALALWMTPMQLPVMLIVMAISGGLLTLIMLVHHRMSQNSEKPEIPYGIAISIGGLWVVMNGILTIGAVTN is encoded by the coding sequence ATGACAGGGGCAGCAACATTTTTTTCGATCGGCTTACTCGTGCCTGCGCTGCTGTATGCGGCCTGGGGCGACTGGTTGCGCCGGGATATTCCAAACAAGCTTAATGCTGCGATCGCACTGACCGCTCCACTATACTGGTGGGCCGCCGGATTTTCGCTGTGGCCGGAAATCACGATTATTTTCGGCCTCGCATTAGCATTGTTTGCTCTTTTTACCTTCGCTTTCGCAATTGGCGCGATGGGCGGCGGCGATGTGAAAATGATTGGCGCACTCGCCCTTTGGATGACGCCGATGCAACTGCCTGTAATGCTTATAGTAATGGCGATATCCGGTGGGTTGCTCACTTTAATAATGTTGGTTCACCACCGCATGAGCCAAAATTCTGAAAAGCCCGAAATTCCTTACGGAATCGCCATTTCTATCGGCGGTCTGTGGGTGGTGATGAACGGGATTTTAACCATTGGGGCCGTAACGAACTGA
- the ispH gene encoding 4-hydroxy-3-methylbut-2-enyl diphosphate reductase, whose translation MNNSKTALTLLIAAPRGFCAGVDRAIRIVELAIEKYGAPVYVRHEIVHNRYVVDALKDQGAIFVEELDEVPDDVPVVFSAHGVPKAVPAKAEERGLEYLDATCPLVSKVHRQAERLVEKGQHILFIGHRDHPEVVGTFGQVPEGAMTLVETHDDAENVVVENPDNVGFLTQTTLSVDDTVDIIQVLRRRFPQINAPRSEDICYATSNRQEAVKAIASNCDSMLVIGAPNSSNSVRLVEVAERQGTPARLIQRATEIDFDWFEDVQTLGITAGASAPEILVREVVEALGHRFDVTEREVETTREKMLFKLPRGLEAA comes from the coding sequence ATGAACAACAGCAAAACCGCACTGACGCTTTTGATTGCCGCACCGCGCGGATTCTGCGCCGGCGTCGATCGTGCTATACGGATCGTAGAGCTTGCGATCGAAAAATATGGCGCGCCAGTCTATGTGCGGCACGAGATCGTGCACAACCGCTATGTGGTGGATGCGCTCAAGGACCAGGGCGCGATTTTCGTCGAGGAACTGGACGAGGTTCCCGACGATGTACCGGTGGTTTTCTCTGCCCATGGGGTGCCGAAAGCGGTCCCTGCCAAGGCGGAAGAACGCGGCCTGGAATATCTTGATGCCACCTGCCCGCTGGTGTCCAAGGTGCATCGTCAGGCGGAACGTTTGGTCGAAAAGGGCCAGCACATCCTGTTCATCGGCCATCGTGATCATCCCGAAGTGGTCGGTACCTTCGGCCAAGTGCCGGAAGGGGCGATGACCCTCGTCGAAACGCATGATGATGCTGAAAATGTTGTGGTCGAGAATCCCGACAATGTTGGGTTTCTGACACAAACCACACTGTCAGTCGACGATACGGTCGATATCATCCAGGTCCTGCGCCGCCGTTTTCCCCAGATCAACGCGCCACGCAGCGAAGATATCTGTTACGCGACCTCGAATCGCCAGGAGGCAGTCAAAGCCATTGCATCCAATTGTGACTCGATGCTGGTGATTGGTGCGCCCAATAGTTCAAACTCGGTCCGCCTCGTCGAAGTCGCAGAGCGGCAAGGGACACCGGCGCGATTGATCCAGCGCGCCACGGAAATAGATTTTGACTGGTTCGAAGATGTTCAAACGCTCGGCATCACTGCTGGCGCATCGGCACCCGAAATCCTCGTGCGTGAAGTCGTTGAAGCGCTGGGTCACAGATTTGACGTCACAGAGCGCGAAGTTGAAACGACGCGCGAAAAAATGCTGTTCAAGCTGCCGCGTGGCCTCGAAGCCGCCTGA
- a CDS encoding MOSC domain-containing protein gives MEPLSVEAVLTGRSLPLRGDELSAIRKEPEDGPIEIGMLGLIGDEQADLRVHGGPDKAVHHYPRDHYAFWESLSPFHSKLDHPGAFGENIAVSGMVETEVCIGDRYRLGTALVEISQGRQPCWKQAHVMEWPELVSLMVKHHLSGWYYRVIEPGRVAAGDTIALVDRPHPEWTVERVFGLLIGGGAKADTDSTRALCDLSVLAQEWRAKARKLSSA, from the coding sequence ATGGAGCCGCTTTCCGTTGAGGCTGTTCTAACCGGCAGGTCGCTCCCATTGCGGGGCGATGAGCTGAGTGCAATCCGCAAGGAACCCGAAGACGGCCCGATTGAGATCGGCATGCTGGGCTTGATTGGCGACGAGCAAGCCGATTTGCGCGTCCATGGTGGGCCCGACAAGGCGGTGCATCATTATCCGCGCGATCATTATGCTTTCTGGGAATCCCTCTCGCCCTTTCATTCCAAGCTCGATCATCCGGGTGCCTTTGGTGAGAATATAGCCGTTTCAGGCATGGTGGAGACCGAAGTCTGCATCGGTGATCGCTATCGGCTCGGAACCGCGTTGGTGGAAATCAGCCAGGGTCGTCAGCCATGCTGGAAGCAAGCCCATGTCATGGAATGGCCTGAGCTGGTGTCGTTGATGGTCAAGCATCACCTGTCCGGCTGGTATTATCGCGTGATTGAGCCCGGACGCGTCGCCGCAGGCGATACCATTGCCTTGGTCGATAGGCCGCATCCCGAATGGACGGTGGAGCGGGTCTTTGGCCTGCTCATAGGCGGCGGCGCGAAGGCCGATACCGACTCGACGCGAGCGCTTTGCGATCTTTCTGTGCTGGCCCAGGAGTGGCGCGCCAAGGCCCGCAAGCTCAGTTCAGCCTGA
- the rnhA gene encoding ribonuclease HI, which produces MSLVEIFTDGACKGNPGPGGWGAIIRYGAHEKELSGAEADTTNNRMELLAAIEALNALKRSSRVRLTTDSNYVKDGITKWIHNWMRNNWRTAGKKPVKNADLWQRLLDAAEPHDIEWAWVKGHDGHPDNERADQLASDAAEAVAAASR; this is translated from the coding sequence ATGAGCCTGGTCGAAATATTCACGGACGGCGCATGCAAAGGCAATCCGGGGCCCGGCGGATGGGGTGCGATCATCCGCTATGGCGCGCATGAAAAGGAATTGTCCGGCGCCGAAGCTGACACCACCAACAACCGAATGGAGCTGCTCGCGGCAATCGAAGCGCTCAACGCGCTCAAGCGGTCCAGCCGCGTACGGCTGACGACCGACAGTAATTATGTGAAAGACGGGATCACCAAGTGGATCCACAACTGGATGCGCAACAATTGGCGCACGGCCGGCAAGAAGCCGGTGAAGAATGCGGACCTTTGGCAGCGCCTGCTCGATGCTGCCGAGCCGCATGATATCGAATGGGCCTGGGTGAAAGGCCATGACGGGCACCCGGACAATGAGCGCGCCGACCAGCTTGCAAGCGACGCCGCCGAAGCGGTCGCCGCTGCAAGCCGCTAG
- the gcvT gene encoding glycine cleavage system aminomethyltransferase GcvT, which produces MGDDTQLPLDSWHRSQGARMVGFAGYDMPIQYEGIMAEHLWTRDSVGLFDVSHMGQVIISGSNAAQALETVLPGEIQKLGVERMRYSLLLAPDGGIVDDLMITRLAYADPESCGMAEGETPPDDCEYFYMVVNGATKHGDLAYLRETLPDHIFIHHMEDRALVALQGPKAGEVFARLVPESAALYFMQAGGFTWHSDAGDIALWASRSGYTGEDGFEISVAAEHAETLAAALVAHEEVQPIGLGARDSLRLEAGLPLYGHDIDTEITPVEADLGFALSKRRREAADFPGAERILAQRENGPERKRVGLVVEGRQPVREGAIVVDADGAQIGTVTSGGFSPTLQQPIAMAYVPADLSAPDTVITIEQRKKPFTGTVTPMPFVPQNYHRPPKA; this is translated from the coding sequence ATGGGCGACGACACACAACTTCCTCTCGATAGCTGGCACAGGAGCCAAGGCGCCCGCATGGTCGGCTTTGCGGGCTATGACATGCCGATCCAATATGAAGGCATCATGGCCGAGCATCTTTGGACGCGGGACTCCGTCGGGCTGTTCGATGTCAGCCATATGGGCCAGGTGATTATCAGCGGTTCGAATGCCGCCCAGGCACTCGAAACGGTTCTACCCGGAGAGATTCAGAAACTGGGTGTTGAGCGCATGCGCTATTCGCTGCTGCTCGCGCCGGATGGCGGGATTGTCGATGATCTGATGATCACGCGCCTGGCTTATGCGGACCCGGAAAGCTGCGGGATGGCCGAAGGCGAGACGCCGCCGGACGACTGCGAATATTTCTATATGGTCGTCAATGGTGCGACCAAGCATGGCGATCTTGCCTATCTGCGTGAGACCTTGCCCGACCATATCTTCATCCATCACATGGAAGATCGCGCGCTGGTCGCATTGCAGGGTCCCAAGGCTGGTGAAGTGTTTGCCCGGCTCGTTCCGGAAAGCGCGGCGCTATATTTCATGCAGGCGGGTGGATTTACCTGGCATTCGGACGCTGGCGATATCGCGCTGTGGGCCAGCCGGTCCGGCTATACCGGTGAGGATGGATTCGAGATATCCGTCGCCGCCGAGCATGCTGAAACGCTCGCCGCTGCGCTTGTCGCGCATGAGGAAGTGCAGCCGATTGGCCTTGGCGCGCGCGATTCCCTGCGCCTGGAGGCCGGCCTGCCGCTCTATGGGCATGATATCGATACCGAGATCACGCCGGTTGAAGCCGATCTTGGCTTTGCGCTGTCCAAGCGTCGCCGTGAAGCCGCGGACTTTCCTGGTGCAGAGCGCATCCTGGCGCAGCGCGAAAACGGCCCCGAGCGCAAGCGTGTGGGGCTGGTTGTCGAAGGCCGCCAGCCGGTGCGCGAAGGTGCGATCGTTGTTGACGCCGATGGTGCACAGATTGGCACGGTGACCAGCGGTGGCTTCTCGCCGACGCTCCAACAGCCGATCGCCATGGCCTATGTGCCAGCTGATCTTAGCGCCCCGGACACCGTAATCACGATCGAACAGCGCAAAAAACCATTCACCGGCACGGTCACGCCGATGCCGTTCGTTCCGCAAAATTATCACAGACCGCCAAAAGCATAG